In Papaver somniferum cultivar HN1 chromosome 1, ASM357369v1, whole genome shotgun sequence, a genomic segment contains:
- the LOC113335188 gene encoding bifunctional riboflavin biosynthesis protein RIBA 1, chloroplastic-like, producing the protein MAMASLNVSCSNLGLTFPQDQKYVNGFDGVRNSFAVRTGNALGLSVISLTKRSSFSQKGDVSARAAVISGEILQPGAIAFEELSAEVVPTDGFSADSDEFSEESRPEGFSTIQEAIKDIQDGKMVIVVDDEDGESGGDLIMPATLVKPEDTAFMVKHGTGIICVSMKEEDLRRLQIPQMVTQNEDEKRAAFTVSVDAKHGTNTGVSADDRATTIQALASKDSNPEEFNRPGHIFPLKYREGGVLKRAGHTEASVDLAVLAGFGPVAALCQIVDDDGSMAKLSKLRLLAERENLKIISIADLISYRSRKDKLIEPAFPARMPTMWGPFSAYCFKSVVDGIEHVAMVKGDIGDGHDVLVRVHSECLTGDIFGSARCDCGPQLALAMQKIEAAGRGVLVYLRGHEGRGIGLAHKLRAYNLQDAGRDTVEANEDLGLPADARDYGIGAQILVELGVKSLKLMTNNPTKFVGLKGYGLAMAGRVPLVTPVTNENRRYLETKRSRMGHIYGTEFNGLLADLVNSNDTL; encoded by the exons ATGGCAATGGCTTCCCTGAACGTTTCTTGCTCAAATTTGGGTCTCACTTTTCCACA AGATCAGAAATACGTTAATGGCTTTGATGGCGTACGGAATTCATTTGCGGTGAGAACAGGGAATGCATTGGGTCTGTCCGTTATTAGTCTGACTAAAAGATCAAGCTTTAGTCAGAAGGGTGATGTCAGTGCAAGGGCTGCAGTAATCTCGGGGGAAATTTTGCAACCCGGTGCTATAGCATTTGAAGAACTTTCAGCCGAGGTTGTTCCAACTGATGGGTTTTCAGCCGATAGCGATGAGTTTAGTGAGGAGTCTCGGCCAGAAGGATTTTCCACCATTCAAGAGGCTATTAAAGACATCCAAGATGGAAAG ATGGTCATTGTAGTTGATGACGAAGACGGAGAAAGTGGGGGTGACCTGATAATGCCAGCAACGTTGGTGAAACCTGAAGACACTGCTTTTATGGTGAAGCATGGAACTGGGATCATTTGCGTGAGCATGAAAGAAGAAGATTTAAGGAGGTTACAAATTCCGCAAATGGTAACACAGAATGAGGACGAAAAGCGTGCAGCGTTCACAGTCTCAGTG GATGCTAAACATGGCACAAACACTGGAGTCTCAGCAGATGATAGAGCAACAACCATACAGGCTCTTGCATCTAAAGATTCAAATCCTGAGGAGTTCAACCGACCGGGGCATATCTTCCCTTTGAAATATAGAGAAGGGGGTGTTCTGAAAAGAGCTGGTCACACAGAGGCTTCAGTCGATCTTGCTGTGTTGGCTGGGTTTGGTCCAGTCGCGGCTCTTTGTCAGATAGTGGATGATGATGGTTCCATGGCTAAATTGTCAAAGCTCCGGCTTCTTGCAGAAAGAGAGAACTTGAAAATCATATCCATAGCTGACTTAATCAG CTATAGGAGCAGGAAGGATAAATTGATTGAGCCAGCGTTTCCTGCACGAATGCCGACTATGTGGGGGCCGTTTTCTGCTTATTGTTTTAAATCGGTGGTGGATGGAATTGAGCATGTTGCCATGGTTAAA GGTGATATCGGGGATGGGCATGATGTTCTTGTAAGGGTACACTCTGAATGTCTAACAGGAGATATATTTGGATCAGCTAGATGTGACTGCGGACCTCAACTTGCACTTGCAATGCAAAAGATTGAGGCAGCTGGGAGGGGTGTTTTAGTATACCTCCGTGGACACGAGGGAAGGGGAATCGGTTTAGCTCACAAGCTTCGAGCTTACAATCTACAAGATGCTGGTCGTGATACTGTAGAAGCCAATGAAGATCTCGGATTACCCGCTGATGCAAGGGACTATGGTATTGGTGCACAG aTATTAGTGGAGCTTGGTGTGAAATCATTGAAGTTAATGACAAACAACCCGACGAAATTCGTTGGGCTGAAGGGTTATGGTTTGGCAATGGCAGGACGTGTTCCGTTGGTGACTCCGGTAACAAATGAAAACCGGAGATATTTGGAGACAAAACGTTCAAGAATGGGACATATTTATGGTACTGAATTCAATGGACTTCTAGCTGATCTTGTCAATAGCAACGATACTCTATAA